A region of the Stieleria neptunia genome:
CACAGCATCACGACGCCGCCGACGTACAACGCACCGCCGAGGACCCGCAGCCACCACAGCGGAACGATCGACTGGACCGTTTCGATGAAGTCCGGGTATTGCAGATTTCCGGTCTCATCCATCGCTCGCCACATCAGGCCTTGCATCAGCCCGGCGGCGTAAATCGGAATGATGTACAACAGAATTCCGATCGTGCCCGTCCAGAAGTGCAGGCTGACCAGCTTGTTGCTCCAAATCTTGGTCTGGAAAATCCGCGGCAACAGCCAATACAGCATGCCGAAGGACATGAAACCGTTCCAACCGAGGGCGCCGGAGTGCACGTGTGCGATCGTCCAGTCGGTATAGTGGCTGAGCGAGTTGACCGACTTGATCGACAACATCGGGCCTTCGAAGGTCGACATGCCGTAAAAGGTCACGCCGACGACGAAGAATTTCAGCACCGGATCGGCGGCGACCTTGTGCCAGGCCCCGCGCAGGGTCAACAAACCGTTGATCATCCCGCCCCAGCTGGGCATCCAGAGCATCAAACTGAACAACATCCCCAACGTGCTGGCCCACTCCGGCAACGCCGTGTAATGCAGGTGGTGGGGGCCCGCCCAGATGTAGATGAAGACCAGCGACCAAAAGTGAATGATGCTCAATCGGTAACTGAAAACCGGTCGATCGGCCGCCTTGGGTAGGAAATAATACATCAGCCCCAAGAACGGCGTCGTCAGGAAAAACGCCACCGCGTTGTGGCCGTACCACCACTGCATGAACGCGTCCTGAACACCGGCGTAAACGCTGTAGCCTTTGAACAGTCCGGCCGGCACGACCAAATTGTTGAACACGTGCAAGACCGCGACGGTGACAATCGTCGCGATGTAGAACCACAACGCCACATACATGTGTCGCTCGCGGCGGTTGATCAGCGTCATCAGAAAGTTGCCGCCAAAGATCAGCAGCCAAACCACGGCGATCAGGATGTCGATCGGCCATTCCAGCTCGGCGTACTCCCTGGATTGCGTGATCCCCAACGGAAGCGTCACCGCGGCCGCCACGATGATCAATTGCCAACCCCAAAAGTGCAGCCGACTGAGCGTGTCGCTCCACATCCGGGCCTTGCACAAACGCTGGGTGCTGTAGTAGACGGCCGCGAATATCGCGTTGCCGGCAAAGGCGAAGATCGCCGCGTTGGTGTGCAACGGCCGCAGTCGCCCGAAGGAAAACCAGGGCAGCCCGCCGGTCAGCGTCGGCATCACCAACAATAACGCGACGACCAAGCCGACCAACGTGGCGACCAACGCCCAGACGATGGTCGCCGTCGCAAACAGCCGCACGATCCCGTCGTCATAGCTAAATGACTCCAGTACGGTCGTGCGTTGTGTCGTGGTCCCATCTGTTGCATCGGGTTGCTCCGATTGATTCGCGACATGCGTGTCCATCAGCGGCGTTCATTCTTGGTCAGTGATTTCCATGCGGCCTTAACGGGGACGACCGCGACAAGCCCGCTGTTTAACAAATTTGGTGCCGAAGGCGGAGTGTTAAATCCAAATCTGGACCCTACAGCGGCGAAACGCCGCGAAACGCACACCAGACGTGACGGTTTGCCGCATCCAAAAAACCGGAATTCGTGCCCAGACGCACAGCTGCGTGATCCGGCGCGCCGGATCGCACAGGCAAAACGCCAGGTCACGTCCGACCCGAGCCGGTCCAATTCGGCGGCTGCCACGCCGACGATGCGATTCGTGTCTTTCCCAGCAAGTCCTGTCCAAAACTGCCCCTGATCACACCGCGATCGGCACCGCGTTTGCAATACAGCCAATTTGAATCCGAGGCCGAACTTATACGCCCCGCAACCGAAGGGAAAGGAAAATGATCGAACGGGACAATCTTCACCGACGTGGACAGGCGTTGGAAGACCAATACTTTCAGCGGGTCGACCAAGAACTCTTGAAGAAACTTCGTGAGAAGAGCGAACGCGCCGAACGTTTGGCCGAGCTGACCAAGGCGACCGGGGTGCGTGACGAACAAGTGGCCAATCACCTGATCGAAGCCGGCTTCGACGCCTCGAACATCGCCGCGATGACGCTGACGCCGATCGTTTTCGTCGCCTGGGCCAGCGGGTCGGTCACGCCGGAAGAACGCAAAGGGGTGATGAGTGCCGCGTTGCGACGCGGGGTCAGCTCCAATCCGCTCGCCTTCCGACTGCTCGAACAGTGGCTGCAACGGCGGCCCCCGCGCGAAATGTGGCATCTGTGGAAGGAATACGCCGCGGCGGTCCACCAAGACTTGCCGGCCGAAACCGCGAACAAACTTCGCGCCCGGTTGCTCGAACAAGCCAAGGAAGTCGCCATGGCCTCCGGCGGTGTCCTGGGGGTCGAGAAAATCTGCCCCGCCGAACAACGGGTGTTGGATGAAATCGAATCGACCCTGCCAGCCCGCGATGAAGACTGACCGCTCGCGATGAAGACTGACGTTGACCAACCTTGATTCTCTCCCGACTGATGGAAAAACCGATGCGCCGCGCCACCGCCCTCCTGTTCGCTCTCATCGCCGCCGTCGCGATGCAATCCTTTCACGCCTCGCCCGCCGTCGCCCAAGATCCCGCCGGCGGCGACCGCTTGGCCCCAGACAAAATTGCCCCGCTGATGCGGCGTAAACTCGATCGGGCCAAAAACATCCTGGAGGGGCTTACGCTGGAACAGTTCGACAAGATCGCCAGCAACGCACGCTCGCTTCGCTTGTTGAGCATGGAAGCCGGCTGGAACGTGGTCCAAACCGAGGAATACCGCAAACAGAGTGACGACTTTCGCCGAGCGTGCACGTCGATTGAAAAAGCAGCCGACGCCAAAGACATCCATCGCGCCGCACTGGCCTATGTCTCCCTGACCGTCCGCTGCGTCGATTGCCACAGCTACATGCGCGAAAACAAAATCAAACTCGCCACGCTCGATCTCCGAAATCATTGATCGCGCCACGCAACCGCCAAGTGGCGTAAGCTTCCAGCTTGCGACCCCTGTGGTGTCTGCCCGATGTCACAGAAGGTGTTAGCGGAACGGCGCGAGCCGTCCGGTGGCGGTTCAATCACACCTTGCAAGACCGGAGGGCTCGCGCCCTGCCGCTAACAAAGACCGGACGTCGCTGCCCCCTAACAGAACGCCGCGGCGACGTCCCAGGACGAGAGAAATCCGACCAGTTTACCGTCCTCTTCGACGACCAGATGATGACGGGCACAGCTGGAAAGACGTTTGGCCGCGTCGCACAGTGACGTCTGTGGCGAAACCTTCTCCACCGAAACACTCATGATCTCGCGGACCGGTTGTTGATCCAACTTTCGATGGGCCAAATCAACCGCCCACAAGCAATCTTCATAGTGCGGGTAACCGCTCCGCAGCGCCGCGTTGGTCTCGCGAATCAGCCGCACCAAGTCGGTCGCCGTGACGATCCCCACACACTGGTCGTGTTCGACGACCGGCAAGGCGTGCACATGATTGTCCTCCATGATCTCCAGCACCTTGCCGGTCGGCGTCTCCGCCGTCACCGACTTCACTCGACCCGACATCACGTCGGCCACGCGCAATCCGCGTGTGGATTCTGAAATCATCGTCTGGCTCTCCCAACACTCGGATCGGTTTTCGAAAAATGAGACGATTGCGGTCAGCCGATTAAACCATCGTCTGCGTCACACTGCCCCGGCATCAACATACCCACACGATCGGCTTCGCTGCGTTCGTGCTGGTCCATCGTTTCAAAAAAGACATCGACTTCATCCATCGCGTCGGTCCATGTCTTGAACGGAGGATCGACCTGCTTGAGTCGGACGTGCAATTCGTCCAACCGGGTCAGCAGCAACCGGTGATCCGCAGCCGTCTGTCGCTTGAACGCACTGACTTCCGGCGACGCATCGGGATACATCGTCTCCAGCTTCGCCAACATCTCGTCTTCGCGGTCAAAATGCTGCAACAAGCACTCTCGCAACGGCTGCAACCGCGACGCGGTCTCGCCGAAATGGGGAACCCCCAATTGATTGACTTCCGACATCCAGTCACGGATTTCATCCACACACCCGGCAAGCTTGCGGTCTTCCGCCTTCCAATCCTCGAACAGCTGGCAGAGCTCAGAGGTCCTTTTGGTGCCCATCGAATTCTCCCACGTTGGTGCGTGATCCCACGCTCGGAATGAAACCCGAGAAACCGCGTCAGCAAGGGCTGCAAAATTGGTGCCGAACACCGCACCGCGATGCCCGAGCAGGGCGAAATCACTCCGGCAGGAAAAGTGTGCCAATGCGTCGCGTTCGTCCGTTCCCTCGTCTGCTCGTCGGGTGGTCAATCATCCGGCGAGTGCTCGGCCCGGCCGAAACCGAATGAATCCCCGGTTCCACAATGGTGAGCGGCAGGACGCCAGGCCTCGGCCAGGCGCCAGAATGCCCGGCTGCTTACGTGTCACGGCTCACTCAATCAAACAGCCCGCTCGCGCCGTTCTGCTCCCATTGGGGGGGGTGCGCATCCCGTTGCTATTGCTCGTCCTCCGCGCCCAACTGGTCGAGCCCCGGCGATTCGGCGTCCGCCGCCTCGTCGTTTCGCAGCGACTTGTGGCATTCGACACAGCTGACGGTCAATTGGTTGAACGCCAGCGTCGCCCCTTCGATGTTCTTTTTTTCGGCTTGGCGCTCGATTTCCGAACTGACCCGGCTGAACGTGTTGACATGCACGCGGTAACTGGGATGCCGACGACGGACAAACCCCTCGACACGATTGAGCAATTTCAAGCGGCCGGCGTTGTATTTCACGTCCTCAAAGTCTCCCATCGCCAACCCCCGCAGGATCGCCTGGGAATGCTTCAGCTTCTTCTCCATCCAGACGCTCATCGTCGTCGCGTCGGTCTCCGTCTCCGCCTCGGCCTGCTGGACCGGATCCGCGGCACCCTGGGTTTTCGATGGAGCCTGGGGCTCTGCCCCCCAGCTGACCGCCGGTAACAATGCGAACAGAAGTAAAATGGTCGATCGTGTCATCGTCAAATCCCTTTGGCTCAAGTTTTACACAGGGTTCGAACGCCAGTGCCGACGAACCGTTTTTCCATGATTTCGTGCGAGCAATCTCCGTGCCGTCGGCAACGGTCTGCACCGAGTTGATGAGGGCGTCCCGTCGAGTCGCTGGGCTTTCCCGCTGGGCATTCCCCCTGGGCTTTCGAAATTTCGAAATGCCTCGAGGTTGCGATGTCGCACGGTTGTCGCCATGGAATAGTAGCCAGGACGCTGCGACAATACGTCTCGGGTGTGCGGTCACGCACAAGTGTCCCGGTTGGATTGGCCTAGCCAACACAATGGCGATTGAGTATCCCGAAATGATGATCCGCAACGAAACCACCATGCCCCCTGTTCTGATCGCTGCGCTTCTGATCGCTGCCATCCTGATCGGTGCGACCACGGCGTCGCCCCTTCAGGCCCAACAGGCTGCGCCCGCCCAGCCAGCGCCTGCCCAGCCGGCGCCCGCCCAACCGGCGCCTGCCCAGCCTGCTGCGACCCCGCCGGTTCAAAGCCCCTATCGCTACTGGACCACCAACTGGTCGCTCCAAGACATCGCCGTCGGCGACTTGGCCAAGAAGCTGCGGACGATCGGCCTGGGGCTGCCGATCCAAGTCGACGGTCTGGCGACGGTGGAATTCGAAGTCGGCGTTCCGCTCAATGCCCTCCGCACGGGCAAGGCCTATCGTCTGGAAGGATCGCTTTCGATCCGCGACCTGGTCGCCGACCAGATGCGTTTTGACGTGTTTCGCGCCGAGGTGACGTATGCCGATGGCCGCTTGGATCTGGAGACGTTGCGGGCGGTCGAACAACTCGATGGCGGCGGCAACGCGGTGCCCACCGCCGGTTCGATTGTCGGTTCCGCTTCGGCCGAGTTGTTGCCGCGGGGCAGTTTCAGCGCCGATGTCAAAACCGCCAACCTCCGCATCGGCCCGGTCGCCACGTTGTTTTCCCGTTTGGGGTTTGACGCGGCCGACGGTGTTCCCCAAGGCTCGGTCACGGCAAACGTTTCGGTGCGGGGGCAAGTCGACCAGCTCAATCAGCCGGAACAGTTGACGGTCGAAGGCGATTTCGCGGCCAAAGACGTGCGCCGCGGCCCGTCGATCGGATTCAATCTGGCTGCCAAAACATTCAGTTGGAAACAACGCGAACTCTTGCTGCCCCATTTGCGAATCGAATCAGCCGATCGCCCGGACTTTTTCGTCAGCGCCGATGCCAAGCTCCGTTTCGATGACTCCACGCAATTCGAATCGAATCTCTCGGCCAACGACATGCCCTTGGATCAACTGTTCGGTCTGGTCCTTGCCGACGCCGAATCGATCGTCATGGGCAAACTCGATGCGAAAGGCAAGATGGTCGGTGAGATCGGTCCGGCGGGGACCCTCAACGCCCTGGACGTCGAGCTGAGCATTGCGTCACCCGCGTTGGCGGTCGGCGGCGTGCAGCTCGGATTGCTGGAACACGACATCCGTCTGACCCGCGATCACCTTTCCCTGGCTCCGCGCACTGCATCTCGTCCCCCGACCGACACGCCACCGCAAGCCGAGCTGCAATCCGATCTGATCATTGAGTCGCTGGAGACCGATTTTGACGCGACCGACCGGTTTGCCCGATTCAGCAACCTGTCCGGAAACCTGTTCGGCGGCACGGTCCGCGGCTCGGGACAATTCGCCCGCAACACACAACTCGACCATTCGCTGGATCTGCAATGGGATCACATCAATCCCGAATTCACTCTTCCGATTGGATCGTTGCCACGCCGCCCCAAACTGTCGTTGCAAACGTCCGGCGACGTCCAGTGGACCGTCCCGGCCGCCAAAGTCCTGCAACCGACTGACCACCGCGGCAATCTGACGATCAACCTCAACGCGCTGAAAATCGGCGAGGAAACGGTCGGCCAGTGCGACGTCCATCTGCAAGTGCAACCCGACGCGTTGGATTTGTCCGTGGATGGAACCCTGCTGGGCGGGACCGTCAGCATCCGGTCCGCCGCGGCGTTGGAGACGACGACCCGTTGGGACCAGATCCCTGGCAGATTGCGGTTCAGCGAATTCGAATTCAAAACGCTTTCGCTGCGACGGATCCTGGACCTGGCCATGTCCAGCCAGCCCCGGTTTGGCGGACGCGTGAGCTTGGCGGTCACACCGATCAACCTGACCGTCGATTCCCCGTCGGCCGACGTCGCGTTGCGGTTGGACGGCTTGACCGCAGACGGCGTCTTGATCGCCCGCACATTACGAATCGATGCCGATCTCTCCAACCGATCTGTGCAGATCAAATCGGCTCGCGGCACCTACGCCGGCGGCCAGTTGGAAGTCGACGGCCAATGGTCGCTGGGCAACGGCACGAAGTTATTGACCGCCCGGCTGACCCGAGCCGACGGCAGCCGATTGCTGTTGCCGATTCACCGCCAAGCGGGCGACTGGGTCGGCGGTCGGGTTTCCGGTCGCGCCTCGCTGGCCGGACGCGGAGAGGGGATTTTCGATTCCGTGCGGATCTCCGGTTCGGCGAACGTCGAGAAAGGTACCACGTTCGGGATTCCCGTCGGTGACGCCTACAGCCCATTGGAAGTGACCGTCTCGGTTTCTCCCTTGGTCTGGCGGGCAAGCTTTCCGATGATTCGTTCCACCTTGGCCGGTGGGCGGGTGACCGGCAACATGGCTTTCCGTTCCCCCGGAGCGGGACAGGGGGGAACGCACCTTCGCAGCGATTGGCGTATCAACCACGTCGATTTTGAATCGTTGCTCGACACCTACGTGGGGACCAGCACGATCGGCCGCGGTGATTTGACCGGCGACTTCCGCCTCGAGGGCCGCAACATCAAAGACGCCAGGGACTTGGAAGGCCAGTTCCGCATGCAACTCGGCGGAACCGACGCGACCGCCGTGCCCGGCCTGTCCTCGGCCGGCTCGCTGCTGGGGGCGACCTCATTGGTCGGCGTGCGATTTGAACAAGGCGAAGCGATCGGTCGGATCCGGAACGGAAACATGTTGCTCGAGTCGGTCGCCATGACGTCCGATCGTGTCAACGTGACGGCCACCGGCAAGGTCGGCTTGCTCAACCGACGACTGGACATCGACACCGTGATCTCCACGGGGAATTTCCAGGGTCAAAACTTCTTGCTGCAGAAACTCGGCACGCAAACGCTGACCGACATCGTGCCGATCGGATCGGTCAACCGTCTGTTGAGCGATCGAACGATCGTGATTCAGATGGTCGGCCCGACGCGAGACCCGGTGATCCGGCTGATGACCGGCGAAACGCTGCGAGCCAATGTGCGCCGCTTCGCCCTTCAAGAAGCTTTCGGGCTGGTCATCGCGGACTCCGTGCTGTTCGACTAGTGCTTCGTCTACTTTTAAACTGAGGGTGCCTGACCCCTTTTCCGCTGATCAAACGCAGCCCGAGAACGAAAGGTGGTTGAAGCACTAGTCCCGCCGGGGCAATCAATAACGGGTGGTGAAGCTGTAACGCCTCGTCCGTTTCTGCGACGCTGAGGTGACCGGTCGTGCCGATGCTCTGGATATGACCACGACGCAACCTAAAATTCCGTTCGTTTTCCAAATCGCACTGTTGCCACTACT
Encoded here:
- a CDS encoding hemerythrin domain-containing protein — translated: MGTKRTSELCQLFEDWKAEDRKLAGCVDEIRDWMSEVNQLGVPHFGETASRLQPLRECLLQHFDREDEMLAKLETMYPDASPEVSAFKRQTAADHRLLLTRLDELHVRLKQVDPPFKTWTDAMDEVDVFFETMDQHERSEADRVGMLMPGQCDADDGLIG
- a CDS encoding CBS domain-containing protein — encoded protein: MISESTRGLRVADVMSGRVKSVTAETPTGKVLEIMEDNHVHALPVVEHDQCVGIVTATDLVRLIRETNAALRSGYPHYEDCLWAVDLAHRKLDQQPVREIMSVSVEKVSPQTSLCDAAKRLSSCARHHLVVEEDGKLVGFLSSWDVAAAFC
- the ccoN gene encoding cytochrome-c oxidase, cbb3-type subunit I; translated protein: MDTHVANQSEQPDATDGTTTQRTTVLESFSYDDGIVRLFATATIVWALVATLVGLVVALLLVMPTLTGGLPWFSFGRLRPLHTNAAIFAFAGNAIFAAVYYSTQRLCKARMWSDTLSRLHFWGWQLIIVAAAVTLPLGITQSREYAELEWPIDILIAVVWLLIFGGNFLMTLINRRERHMYVALWFYIATIVTVAVLHVFNNLVVPAGLFKGYSVYAGVQDAFMQWWYGHNAVAFFLTTPFLGLMYYFLPKAADRPVFSYRLSIIHFWSLVFIYIWAGPHHLHYTALPEWASTLGMLFSLMLWMPSWGGMINGLLTLRGAWHKVAADPVLKFFVVGVTFYGMSTFEGPMLSIKSVNSLSHYTDWTIAHVHSGALGWNGFMSFGMLYWLLPRIFQTKIWSNKLVSLHFWTGTIGILLYIIPIYAAGLMQGLMWRAMDETGNLQYPDFIETVQSIVPLWWLRVLGGALYVGGVVMLCINALFTWFGRPDSYDVPVYSAPRLTDDYQDEPKPKSDMDDVPMLDTAKSLSVWAKMGWHRRWERLPVKFTILTTLAVVIATLFELVPTFLIRSNVPTIATVKPYTPLELAGRHIFVSEGCYNCHSQMIRPIVAETKRYGEYSKPGEFIYDRPFQWGSRRIGPDLAREGGRQSSFWHWRHFENPEYVSPGSVMPSYEHLLTAEMNYDGIAPHVKAAWQLGAPYSDEELNNTAEVAYKQAEKVAADIVAQGGPASTMDTQAVALIAYLQRIGIDLFATPEPTADENAGDAAAAAAVETSESAEAAPASEATPAEAESDPAPETE
- a CDS encoding AsmA-like C-terminal region-containing protein translates to MAIEYPEMMIRNETTMPPVLIAALLIAAILIGATTASPLQAQQAAPAQPAPAQPAPAQPAPAQPAATPPVQSPYRYWTTNWSLQDIAVGDLAKKLRTIGLGLPIQVDGLATVEFEVGVPLNALRTGKAYRLEGSLSIRDLVADQMRFDVFRAEVTYADGRLDLETLRAVEQLDGGGNAVPTAGSIVGSASAELLPRGSFSADVKTANLRIGPVATLFSRLGFDAADGVPQGSVTANVSVRGQVDQLNQPEQLTVEGDFAAKDVRRGPSIGFNLAAKTFSWKQRELLLPHLRIESADRPDFFVSADAKLRFDDSTQFESNLSANDMPLDQLFGLVLADAESIVMGKLDAKGKMVGEIGPAGTLNALDVELSIASPALAVGGVQLGLLEHDIRLTRDHLSLAPRTASRPPTDTPPQAELQSDLIIESLETDFDATDRFARFSNLSGNLFGGTVRGSGQFARNTQLDHSLDLQWDHINPEFTLPIGSLPRRPKLSLQTSGDVQWTVPAAKVLQPTDHRGNLTINLNALKIGEETVGQCDVHLQVQPDALDLSVDGTLLGGTVSIRSAAALETTTRWDQIPGRLRFSEFEFKTLSLRRILDLAMSSQPRFGGRVSLAVTPINLTVDSPSADVALRLDGLTADGVLIARTLRIDADLSNRSVQIKSARGTYAGGQLEVDGQWSLGNGTKLLTARLTRADGSRLLLPIHRQAGDWVGGRVSGRASLAGRGEGIFDSVRISGSANVEKGTTFGIPVGDAYSPLEVTVSVSPLVWRASFPMIRSTLAGGRVTGNMAFRSPGAGQGGTHLRSDWRINHVDFESLLDTYVGTSTIGRGDLTGDFRLEGRNIKDARDLEGQFRMQLGGTDATAVPGLSSAGSLLGATSLVGVRFEQGEAIGRIRNGNMLLESVAMTSDRVNVTATGKVGLLNRRLDIDTVISTGNFQGQNFLLQKLGTQTLTDIVPIGSVNRLLSDRTIVIQMVGPTRDPVIRLMTGETLRANVRRFALQEAFGLVIADSVLFD